The sequence AGTCTCCTGTCAGCTGATCAAAAATTCAAAACCCTGGGTTCCAGGAAATTTTCTGTTCAATCTTCTTTTCATTGAAACAAACAATCTTATCGCCAACTTGAAACTCAACGTTTTTCTCCAAACTAAGCCCACAATCCATGCCAGTCTTCACTACAGGGACATCATCCTGGTGGTGCTTCAGTGACGACAAGTAACCTAGATAGAATGAATATCAGTAAGTTAGAATGGCAATATGAGCAGTTTTAGAACTTGGACATATATAACAACTATTTCAGCAACATTTCTTGGGGTTATAGAGTGCAGAGCTCTTTAAACTCTGTTTCTTACTGGTAAGTCGCTAATATTTGTGGTGCATTACCCTTCAAAAGTGCCTTGTACCAAAATGAAGCACTGGGCAGAACATGCTGAAACTTATGAAGTAATCTGAAGTTTATAGCATAGATGTATGATTTGGGATGGTTCAAATTTTATTTTGCAATGCCCATTTTAGCTGGGCTGTATCTGACTTCTATAAGAAGCTAGTAACCAAATTCCAGCCTTGTGAAAAAACCACACTTTAACTAGTCAGATGGCACCCTGGTCATAGTGAAGCAGCACATGCAATGATTCATGGGAGATGGGAACAGAACCTGAAAATTAACTAGCAAACGAGAATTCGCTTTACTCACCTGACCAAATCACATCTCCATTACGAATTAATTTGAACTTCATCTTTTTTTCTAGTTGTCCCTTCTGTACTCTGCAGCCAGCTACCGGAACTTTTTTTTTCCCTACTGTGACTTCAAAGGTAGCTAAAATAACAgcttctcctgaagaaaataaatagaagAATTAGATTCATAATTATCAAAAGACATCTGCTGTTTCTTAAAGGGATCTATCACAATTTTCACAAAACCTACATTCTATGCTAACTTGTATCATATTATTTAGTATGCTTGATAGGCAAGAAACAAGGAGCTCCTCTGGGCCCTCAAGTCCAGACCCTGAAAACATTATTTAGCTAACTCTGCTGCCACCTTCTTAGGCATTAGGCTCCCCTTTTCAAACATACCTTCACAGAAGCTAAGCTTTTCAGGAAGCCAGATTTGACATCTCTTAGGTCATTCTGTATTTTTTGTGTGTCCCTCAGAGAAATAGCAAACTCAAAGCCCTACACACTGTTTCTTACGTTCCACAAAAAACTGCTAAACTCTAGAAAATCCCTGTTAGATCAGCTCATCTAGTCTggcatcctgtttcctaataGTAGCTAGCTGGATATTGCTAGGAAGCCACAAGGAGTCCATTACTTGGCCTTAGCACCAGGGATTCAGAGGTATACCTACCTAAAATATGCTCTTCCACAGTGCTCGGCAATGTGCAGCTTAGCTCCTCGTGCAAGTCTTCAATCAGCCGATAGATGATATTGTGGATTTTAATTTTTATGTCCTTTTTAGAAGCCAGCTGCTGAATAGATTTACTTGCATTCACATTGAACCCATACACAACACCTGACAGGTCAGGGAAAAATAAATGTAAGTCACAAATCCACTCAAATGCTGCATTTGTACAGACACACAGTCCCACAACCAAGTTACCTCGCAAAGCTAAAATACCTTACTTTCTTGCTCCAATTTTTCAATCAGTTTCCTGTTTGTAGCAACATGTATTTTAAGAAAGACAATGGGCTGGATATTCTGGTAAGCCTCCACTAATGAAAATGAAGGGAATTTAAGTCAATTCCCCCATCTCATGCCTCATTTGTCCTTCATGCTGTTCTTTGGGGTCCTCTAGGATTACCATTTTGGGGAGCAAATTCTGGATGTAGCAAAAGGGTTGAGCACAAATTACTACTAAATCCAATCCAGGATGCTGATGTGCCAATTCACGATGTGCAATATTAAAGAATCAGAGTTGCATATGTGGTTTCCAACCCTGTATCAGAAGCAACCCCCAAAGCCCCAGCAAATGGCCTTAGAGAGACATCTGGCCATGATCTAGTTAATACAACATAATACAATCCTACACTGGGTGGATCAGGATGCATCTTCCTACCTATCTTATGACATGGATGGGGCTTCACATCCCATTCTGCTATGCTGGCATAATTCAGCCACCGTGGCACACTTAATTGACATCTCTGTATTCGAGGATTTCTCGATCCCACCCTTCTCAACTATTTACTGAGTTGCCAATTATGCTATTGGAAACGTGAAACCACAGGCTCCTACCTATTGATCAAAAAGCCACACCATTTCATACAGACCACCTCAGCATCCACTACCTTGAAATGTTTCTGCAAGATTTAGGTCATTTTCACTTATATCTCCAATCCCAAAATTGAGAACATCTAATTCACACTCCTCATCTGCATCATAGGTATCGAGGAtattcaaaatggcttccacagaaCCATCAACATCACCTGGTAGACCAAGAGTATTTTAGTTGCAATGCAGAAAAAACATCAAAAGCAAATAATGGAACATCAACTACTTGGATTTGTCAACCAGGAATTTCTATGCCAAACTCAATTCAATTAACAAGAGCTGAACAACAAGTCTAACTTTGAAAGCTTCCCAATGACTTTTGttccatggttgttgggggttttccgggctgtattgccgtggtcttggcattgtagttcctgacgtttcgccagcagctgtggctggcatcttcagaggtgtagcaccaaaagacagagatctctcagtgtcacagtgtggaaaagatgtaggtcatttgtatctactcaggaggggtggggttgagctgagtcattctgtaagagtttcccagggtgtggaatgctaatggcgggaggcttcattgtatcctgaggaggttcttttgcatatggattggtgcttgatgtgctaatcttctctgcagggctattgtcgggtgtggagtgttttgttggcctggtgtttttcaaaactggatcccatgctctgttcattcttaaggtttcttctttcctgttgaagttttgcttatgcttgtgaatttcggATTtcgaaatccgaagagcaatcaaacccaggatgaatcaaacaaccaaggaaaaacagtcacctacaggaaaagtgtttttgccatatatcaaaggaattactgatcagatgggaaagcttatgaaaaagcataaccttcaagcagtattcagacccacccgaaaaatacaacagatgctacgatcagcaaaagacagcagagaccccctcacctctgcaggagtataccgtataccctgcagctgtggacaagtttacatcgggaccacaaagcgtagcatccagacaagaataaaagaacgtgaaagacactgcagacttggacagcctgaaaaatcagcagtggctgaacatagcctaactcaaacagggcacagtatcttattccaggacaccaaaatactggacaacacttccaactactttgtcagactgcacagggaagccgttgaaattcacaagcataagcaaaacttcaacaggaaagaagaaaccttaagaatgaacagagcatgggctccagttctgaaaaacaccaggccaacaaaacactccacacccgacaatagccctgcagagaagattagcacatcaagcaccaatccatatgcaaaagaacctcctcaggatacaatgaagcctccctccattagcattccacaccctgggaaactcttacagaatgactcagctcaaccccacccctcctgagtagatacaaatgacctacatcttttccacactgtgacactgagagatctctgtcttttggtgctacacctctgaagatgccagccacagctgctggcgaaacgtcaggaactacaatgccaagaccacggcaatacagcccggaaaaccccaaacaaccatcgttctccggccgtgaaagccttcgacaatacatcgacttttgttccctttctattttttaaaaacctcttttaTTTATTAGGGGGTTTTAGTGTAATGACTTACACAAAAAAAGGATTGTGACAACAACACAAGGAATATATTATAAATCAAGAAATAAAACAAGGCAAAGCAACTAAAGAAACGAGCAAAATGAAAAGGTGGGTAACAAACcccccaaagccccccccccccaaattccttaACTGTAACaggaaaaaattatattttaatttacaTTTGTAATTCCTTCCCTAAAGGTACTTGAAGTGTCTACTGTGACAACTTTCATTCCAGCTTCTTCTCTAACCCTCATAGAGGCCTCTTTATGGTTCCTGTTGCCACAGCCCCTGCATGGCATTTCCCTCTTTGCCTCCAACCTGCTGCTTAGTTTTTCCAGAGGAAGGAGTGTTAAGTCAACCGTGGCTCCTCTTGCACTGTTTCTCTCACAGGGGAAGCCTGGATTCCAGTGCTGTGTTGTGTGGATAGTAAGTTTTGTGGGCTGAGGTTTGGGCTCAAGAATTCTAACCTCACCTTTGACTTTGAACATCAGGAtaaagcagcagcaaacagaACCTAACCTTTGATAATTATAGGCAATTTGTTTTTGTCACTTGTCACTTTTTCTTTAAGTCGCATACACATATGCCTCTTGGCTTTGTACAAGGcattctgtctctccctccaggtcatGTTGATCATGCCCTCTCGCTTCTTCTTGTAGGAATCTGTGTGCTCCTTTTGCTTTGCCTCTATGACCTCTAGATCCTTCTTTATTTTCTCTTGTTGTTCAACGTAGCCTCTCCAGTCGATAACTTCACGAGCCCTTTGCTTGGTAGAGAAACACAACAATTACCATGCTAGATAAGAGCAAAATCCATCTATTTAGCATTATGTCTTCAGCACTGGTCAGATGCCTCTGAGAAACTCACAACCAGGGTCCAATGGAGACAACCATCCCCTATTATTTTCTTCCAGCAACCAACACTCAGAAGTATACTGCTTCTAAATAGCGAGGTTCTATTTAATTATCTTTTATATAAAAGTTCATCTATTTTCGTCATGTTTTAGCAAATGAGAAGGGAGAGAAGCAGATGCAATTCCATGCCCTGTGACTTCTGTGGACCTTTTCAACACCTGAAGTGGTCTCAGAGCAAAGGGAATTGACTGGAATGAGAGGGAAGGGGATTGCATTATGAGGAGGAATGGGAAATGAGGAGTACTCCCCTCCTAAAAACTCTGCCACACTAACGTAACAGGGAGAATTCTAACAAAACAGAGCAGAGCTAGCTTATAGTTAGCTGCAGTTCAAGTCATGGTaatattttcttgtattttaTTCCTGAAACCAAACTATGAAATTGAACCGCTCCTTCCCTCCAGAATCTCTTTGCTAGGTGGCCCCCTTATACATCTAGAGGTTTGGTGCTTGGAATAGCTGACCCATTTTGTCCAGAGTCTGAATCAGCTTCTGGGTTCTTTGGTACCTCAGAGTCTACTTCCAGTATGTCCTCTCCTGCTGAAGGAACCTCCTTCCATCCTACAATCTCCACTGGCATGCCTGGGGAGGCCATTTCCATCACTCTGCCATTCTCGTCAAACATCAGGCGGACTTTTGCCCAGCTTTTTCCTGCAACCAAAATACAGCCCTTTCTCAGAGTTCCTCTTTGGATAATTGCGGTGGTCACTGGACTAGAGGagggaaaagaaggaaaattCCACTAAGTTTCATGTTCATAATTACAGAAAGATGATATTAGTTTATTCTTTGTGAAAGAAAAATACTAGTGGAGTCCACCAGGGCATTTCTGTTTCTGTAACAGTATTGTGAAGGTGTTAAagatacaaaagaaaacaaattcagTGGCTTTCACTGAAATGATACGAACACTGTCTGGGTCCCTCAAACTGTCTATATTTTGCAGTTTGAATGGAATCTAATATTTTACATTATCCTGTAAACTGACATACAGTGGGAAAACAGGGTATAAGAAAATGTAAAACCGGACTTTTTCAGAAAGTTCCAAAGTTGTTATGCTAGTACTGCCAATAGATAACGACAATGCATATATTCTGGATCAGGAtgcttattttcttttaaatgggCACAATGCAACAAATAAAGCAAGTTCAAATATATGAACGTAAGAAGCTACCTTACCAAGTCAGATCCTACATTCACCTAGCTCTATATTGTCCACTTTGATTGGCAAAGATCtcagacagaaaaaaaatctgttatctGAGATTCCCTCTCCCATATTTAAAACTGGAGAGGGCATGGATAGAATCTGAGACCTCTGGCATCCATCAAATTAAACCACTCCTCATGGACCTCATAGATTTACTGGAGCAGCACATGGGGCTGTCATGATCTGTGAAGGAGCCGACTGAAGCCCACATGACCCAAACTAGCCACAATTAATGCTTGTTTCATACAATGGATGGAATTCAGTCACATCCCACTTTTGTAGGATTGTGCCCACTATTTATAGTTCAGTAAGCATACTTCTGTTTATCTCATTGTATCCTGTCCTTAATTTCCAGTAGCTCAGGGTACATACACTTCCATTCcagattatcctcacaacattatCCTAGTAGGTACATTAGGCTATCTAATTTACTTAATAGGAGAGAGGAATGAATACTGGGGAGCCACCTAGTGAGGACTCATGTCTCCATAGGTCAACTGTaacaattttgctactacaaaatgGTACTTGTACTATTCTCCACAGTTTTCATACTCATCAGTCAATTCTACACTCGATTTTCTTGAACAAATCCCGGCAATACTGAAGAAAGCTGTATTACTGAATGCAGACAAATAAAACTCTCCTATTTAGTAGAAAACTGTttcatatttaaatattttataactgTAAAGTGCTcctcctaaaggagcaggttcatagcttggatgAGCTGTTGGatccaggcctcctgttggataaacaggtggcagtggcagtggtgtCTAGGGATGCCTTTCACCAGCTCTGGCCCTTCTGGGCAAGAAAGATCCTGTTACTGTGGTGCATGCTGGTTACATTAGAAAGCTGCAATGCATTGTATGTGGCTCTGCCCTTGAAGATTGCCCAGAAGCTACAAATTGAACAGAATGCTATGGCCAGAGTATTGACTGGAGTGGATCCTATAGACCATATtactccagtcttgtttcatctacactggctcccaattt is a genomic window of Eublepharis macularius isolate TG4126 chromosome 1, MPM_Emac_v1.0, whole genome shotgun sequence containing:
- the MTIF2 gene encoding translation initiation factor IF-2, mitochondrial isoform X2: MLNTEIDLDVIERDSVLDEEWIKQIIKKFGMKPRWAKLKEEKVKENKDAVRRPPPDPSLLTPKPPVVTILGHVDHGKTTLLDSLRKTQVAAMEAGGITQHIGAFLVQLPSGEKITFLDTPGHAAFSAMRARGTHVTDLVILVVAAEDGVMKQTVESIQHAKNAKVPIIVAINKCDKREADPDRVKKELLAHDVVCEEYGGDVQTIHISALKDDNLMALAEATVTLAEVLELKADFTGPVEGTIIESRTDKGKGPVTTAIIQRGTLRKGCILVAGKSWAKVRLMFDENGRVMEMASPGMPVEIVGWKEVPSAGEDILEVDSEQRAREVIDWRGYVEQQEKIKKDLEVIEAKQKEHTDSYKKKREGMINMTWRERQNALYKAKRHMCMRLKEKVTSDKNKLPIIIKGDVDGSVEAILNILDTYDADEECELDVLNFGIGDISENDLNLAETFQGVVYGFNVNASKSIQQLASKKDIKIKIHNIIYRLIEDLHEELSCTLPSTVEEHILGEAVILATFEVTVGKKKVPVAGCRVQKGQLEKKMKFKLIRNGDVIWSGYLSSLKHHQDDVPVVKTGMDCGLSLEKNVEFQVGDKIVCFNEKKIEQKISWNPGF